From a single Candidatus Defluviilinea gracilis genomic region:
- a CDS encoding Hsp20/alpha crystallin family protein, producing the protein MSNLIRWEPAREMMTLREAMSHLFDDAYTRPLTLRDGWSVPAVDMYQTDDDVVVKASLPGFKAEEVQINITGEILTLRGEMRHEEEKNDKAWHIREQRWGSFERALALPTDVISDKAKAEFENGILTITLPKAEEVKPKTITVKAK; encoded by the coding sequence ATGTCAAACTTAATTCGATGGGAACCTGCTCGTGAAATGATGACCCTGCGCGAGGCGATGAGTCACTTGTTCGATGACGCGTACACACGCCCGCTCACCCTCAGGGACGGCTGGTCTGTGCCTGCGGTCGACATGTACCAAACCGACGACGATGTGGTCGTGAAGGCTTCGCTCCCCGGCTTCAAAGCCGAAGAAGTGCAGATCAACATCACCGGCGAGATCCTCACCCTGCGCGGCGAGATGAGGCACGAGGAGGAGAAGAACGATAAAGCCTGGCATATCCGCGAACAACGCTGGGGCTCGTTCGAGCGCGCGCTCGCCCTCCCGACGGATGTGATCTCCGACAAGGCAAAAGCCGAGTTCGAGAACGGCATCCTCACCATCACCCTGCCGAAGGCGGAAGAGGTGAAGCCGAAGACGATCACCGTGAAGGCGAAGTAA
- a CDS encoding response regulator transcription factor, which produces MPKGPIKQRVLLVDDHEVVRVGLRSLLERHQQFDVVGEAGSAREAIQKTDLLKPDVVVMDIRLPGTSGIEACEQIVTKHPKIKVIMLTSYAEDEMLFSAIRAGASGYVLKQIGSDDLVKALEAVGRGEALLDPAVTQRVFQEVRRAVKNEEASAFSHLSQQEKHVLLLVSEGRTNREIAKQLFLGEGTVRNYVSSILSKLNVNNRAEAAAYAVEHNLKEYIAV; this is translated from the coding sequence ATGCCAAAGGGACCCATCAAACAACGCGTTTTGCTCGTGGACGATCATGAAGTGGTGCGGGTCGGGTTGCGCTCGCTGTTGGAGCGGCATCAGCAGTTCGATGTGGTGGGGGAGGCGGGGTCGGCGCGCGAAGCCATCCAAAAAACGGATTTGCTGAAGCCGGACGTGGTGGTGATGGATATCCGCCTGCCGGGCACGTCGGGGATCGAAGCCTGCGAACAGATCGTGACGAAACACCCGAAGATCAAGGTGATCATGCTCACTTCGTATGCCGAGGATGAGATGTTGTTTTCGGCGATCCGCGCCGGGGCTTCGGGGTATGTGTTGAAGCAGATCGGGAGCGACGACCTGGTGAAGGCGCTCGAAGCGGTGGGACGCGGCGAGGCGCTGCTCGACCCAGCGGTGACTCAGCGAGTCTTTCAGGAAGTGCGGCGCGCGGTGAAGAACGAGGAGGCTTCGGCTTTTTCGCATTTAAGCCAGCAGGAGAAGCATGTGCTGTTGCTGGTTTCGGAGGGGCGCACGAACCGCGAGATCGCCAAGCAATTGTTTTTAGGCGAAGGCACGGTGCGGAATTATGTTTCATCTATTCTCTCGAAGTTAAATGTGAATAACCGCGCCGAAGCCGCGGCGTATGCGGTGGAACATAATTTGAAGGAATATATCGCGGTGTAG